A window of Ovis canadensis isolate MfBH-ARS-UI-01 breed Bighorn chromosome X, ARS-UI_OviCan_v2, whole genome shotgun sequence contains these coding sequences:
- the TMEM187 gene encoding transmembrane protein 187, which translates to MKPESGQALFHVALASCFCVATVHTGIFEGVSVQVGYEHYAEAPVTSLPAFLAMPFNSLVNMAYVFLGVYWLRSQARAPGGPAEKWRARYLKDVFAGMALVYGPVQWLRTGMQTRPSAVLDQWLTLPIFAWPVAWCLCLDGGWKPWLLLAVEGLSLCSYSLALLHPRGFELALGLHIAAAVGQALRTQVHHGNSSSGMYLALGVLSCLGFVVLKLCDHELAQWHLFQQLTGHFWSKVCDVLQFHFAFLFLTSLHTC; encoded by the coding sequence ATGAAGCCTGAGTCGGGGCAGGCCCTCTTCCATGTGGCCCTGGCCAGCTGCTTCTGCGTGGCCACTGTCCACACTGGTATTTTCGAAGGTGTCTCTGTCCAAGTGGGCTATGAGCACTATGCGGAAGCCCCGGTCACCAGCCTCCCTGCCTTTCTGGCCATGCCCTTCAACTCCCTTGTTAACATGGCCTATGTGTTCCTGGGGGTGTACTGGCTGCGGAGCCAGGCCCGTGCCCCAGGAGGCCCTGCAGAGAAGTGGAGGGCTCGCTACCTGAAGGACGTCTTCGCAGGCATGGCCCTGGTCTATGGCCCGGTCCAGTGGCTGCGCACTGGGATGCAGACACGGCCCAGCGCTGTGCTGGACCAGTGGCTCACCTTACCCATCTTCGCGTGGCCGGTGGCCTGGTGCCTCTGCCTGGACGGGGGCTGGAAGCCCTGGCTCCTCCTGGCTGTCGAGGGCCTCTCCCTGTGCAGTTACAGCCTGGCCCTGCTGCACCCCCGTGGGTTTGAGCTGGCGCTGGGCCTGCACATTGCAGCTGCCGTGGGCCAGGCCCTGCGCACCCAGGTGCACCACGGCAACTCTTCCTCGGGAATGTACTTGGCTCTGGGCGTGCTCTCCTGCCTGGGCTTTGTGGTCCTCAAGCTATGTGACCATGAGCTCGCACAGTGGCATCTCTTCCAGCAGCTCACAGGGCACTTCTGGTCCAAAGTCTGTGACGTGCTTCAGTTCCACTTTGCCTTCCTGTTCCTGACCAGCTTACATACCTGCTGA